A region of Actinomycetota bacterium DNA encodes the following proteins:
- a CDS encoding cytochrome P450, with the protein MRTAPPGIDRPPAPLFGAATSLALATDPLGLLERAARLGDVVGLRAVGVDAVLVNHPEGAWEVLVTNAKRMRKGPTADVLRRVLGDGLLTSEDPVHRRQRRLLQPAFSREAVAGYAIHAADLAARRADRWIPGRPIDLVAQMRFLALEIVVRALFGAGVDAGRAAAVADAIGTMVDGMRRLRLPGGRLLERVRTPGVRGVERARDDLDRELALIVAEGRDDTSLAGSLRSAGDPRQVRDELMTLLVAGHETTAAALAFAWEAIAASPPAEAALHAELDDVLAGRDPAPTDLEELPFTGAIVHETLRLFPPSWAIARRCRERSVLAGTPVPEGTTIVVSPWLLHRDPRWWNDASSFLPERWGVRERGAHRPSERGAYLPFGAGPRACIGAPLANAELVLALATIGRRWRLRPVSADPLRLQAVVTLRPRGSRWVVPVPR; encoded by the coding sequence ATGCGAACCGCTCCGCCGGGGATCGATCGGCCACCCGCTCCGCTGTTCGGTGCGGCGACCTCGCTGGCGCTCGCCACCGATCCGCTCGGTCTGCTCGAGCGGGCCGCCCGCCTCGGCGATGTCGTCGGGCTCCGGGCCGTGGGAGTCGACGCCGTGCTGGTGAACCATCCCGAAGGTGCGTGGGAGGTGCTCGTCACGAACGCGAAGCGGATGCGGAAGGGTCCGACCGCCGACGTGCTGCGCCGTGTGCTCGGGGACGGTCTGTTGACCTCCGAGGATCCGGTCCATCGACGGCAGCGGCGGTTGCTCCAGCCCGCGTTCTCGCGCGAGGCGGTCGCCGGGTACGCGATCCACGCCGCAGACCTCGCCGCCCGGCGTGCCGATCGATGGATCCCGGGCCGGCCGATCGACCTCGTTGCGCAGATGCGGTTCCTCGCTCTGGAGATCGTGGTCCGGGCGCTCTTCGGTGCCGGCGTTGACGCCGGGCGAGCGGCGGCCGTCGCGGACGCGATCGGGACCATGGTGGACGGCATGCGCCGGCTCCGCCTTCCGGGCGGCCGCCTCCTCGAGCGTGTGCGGACGCCCGGTGTTCGAGGCGTGGAACGTGCGCGAGACGACCTCGATCGCGAGCTGGCCCTGATCGTCGCCGAGGGGAGGGACGACACCTCGCTCGCCGGGTCGCTGCGTTCCGCCGGCGACCCACGTCAGGTCCGCGACGAGCTCATGACCCTGCTCGTCGCCGGACACGAGACAACCGCGGCGGCACTGGCGTTCGCGTGGGAGGCGATCGCCGCCTCGCCGCCGGCCGAAGCGGCGCTCCACGCCGAGCTCGACGACGTGCTCGCCGGTCGGGACCCCGCGCCCACCGACCTCGAGGAGTTGCCGTTCACCGGTGCGATCGTGCACGAGACGCTGCGTCTGTTTCCCCCGTCGTGGGCGATCGCGCGACGGTGCCGCGAGCGATCGGTGCTCGCGGGGACCCCCGTTCCCGAGGGGACGACGATCGTCGTTTCGCCGTGGCTGCTGCATCGCGACCCGCGCTGGTGGAACGACGCCTCGTCGTTCCTTCCCGAGCGTTGGGGTGTGCGCGAACGCGGGGCCCACCGGCCGTCCGAGCGCGGCGCCTACCTGCCGTTCGGAGCCGGTCCCCGAGCGTGCATCGGAGCGCCGCTCGCGAACGCCGAGCTCGTGCTCGCGCTCGCGACGATCGGGCGCCGATGGCGCTTGCGCCCGGTGTCGGCTGATCCTCTTCGGTTGCAGGCCGTCGTCACGCTCCGCCCCCGCGGTTCCCGGTGGGTCGTGCCGGTCCCCCGTTGA
- a CDS encoding VanW family protein: MDSDTPPLDPTSSHEGTSAGSDRPDGGGGGPGRTARERAARGFRRAGAAADPRTWNRTHVAIVLVPLLVLVTGFLVVDSLVYGGRVSGGVEVGGIDIGGLSPEAATKALRERAQTLASEPIRFRHEGEIFATTPAELGWTPDVPATRQRAMEVGQEGLPWTRVWDRIRGLFGSVGIPWLGGFDEGDVAEVTIGWEERLGAAPREGLVRVVDDEVLARDPAPGLGVDPAALAEQATDVVNGDAGPTDPVLPAHRRDPFTTAEDVAAAVRTTEEVISAPITADFKGTEITLQPEELGPLVRTSIDPAAKRPLVLGFAPTRVGDLLEPNRRRIEIPARDAEFMAGKRVRIRDSRSGRTIDPALAATRLLRIATSPSRQGRVGLVPLEPGFSTEDAEALGIRERLATFTTYYPAGESRVINIQTAAAGIDGTVLEPGEQFSMNGVLGQRTLEGGYVEAPAIVDGKFKEQIGGGVSQLATTTFNAAFFSGLPFQEYQAHSFYFDRYPLGREATVSWTAPDLKFTNDTKDAALILASAGSTSVTVSIYGTNPGREVEATDPELVSETKAGFTVLVERVISDRKGDVIDRDTFRTYYKNQ; this comes from the coding sequence GTGGACAGCGACACGCCCCCCCTCGATCCAACCTCCTCCCACGAGGGGACGAGCGCGGGGTCCGACCGGCCGGACGGCGGGGGGGGCGGGCCGGGCAGAACCGCTCGCGAGCGTGCGGCCAGAGGCTTCCGGCGTGCGGGCGCGGCCGCCGATCCCCGTACCTGGAACCGGACCCACGTCGCGATCGTCCTGGTTCCGCTGCTCGTGCTCGTGACGGGATTCCTCGTCGTCGACTCCCTCGTCTACGGCGGGCGGGTCTCCGGCGGGGTCGAGGTCGGAGGGATCGATATCGGCGGGCTCAGCCCCGAGGCCGCGACGAAGGCGCTCCGTGAACGTGCCCAGACCCTCGCCTCCGAACCGATCCGGTTCCGGCACGAGGGAGAGATCTTCGCGACCACCCCGGCCGAGCTCGGCTGGACTCCCGACGTGCCGGCGACCCGGCAGCGCGCGATGGAGGTGGGGCAAGAGGGGTTGCCGTGGACACGGGTCTGGGACCGGATCCGCGGCCTGTTCGGCTCCGTGGGGATCCCATGGCTCGGCGGGTTCGACGAAGGCGACGTCGCGGAAGTGACGATCGGCTGGGAGGAGCGGCTCGGCGCCGCTCCCCGAGAGGGCCTCGTTCGCGTGGTGGACGACGAGGTGCTCGCGCGCGATCCCGCGCCCGGGCTCGGCGTCGACCCGGCAGCTCTCGCCGAGCAGGCGACCGACGTCGTCAACGGGGACGCCGGTCCGACCGATCCCGTGCTCCCGGCGCATCGCCGCGATCCGTTCACCACTGCCGAGGACGTCGCGGCGGCGGTCCGCACGACCGAGGAGGTCATCTCGGCGCCGATCACCGCGGACTTCAAGGGCACCGAGATCACGCTGCAGCCCGAAGAGCTCGGTCCTCTGGTCCGCACCAGCATCGACCCCGCGGCCAAGCGCCCTCTCGTCCTCGGCTTCGCGCCGACGCGCGTCGGCGACCTGCTCGAGCCCAATCGCCGGCGGATCGAGATCCCCGCGCGCGACGCGGAGTTCATGGCGGGCAAAAGGGTGCGTATCCGGGACTCGCGTTCCGGCCGCACGATCGATCCCGCCCTCGCGGCCACCCGGCTGCTGCGCATCGCGACGAGCCCGTCCCGTCAGGGCCGGGTCGGCCTCGTTCCACTGGAGCCGGGGTTCTCGACCGAGGACGCCGAGGCACTCGGGATCCGGGAGCGTCTCGCGACGTTCACCACCTACTACCCGGCCGGCGAGTCACGGGTGATCAACATCCAGACCGCGGCCGCCGGCATCGACGGGACCGTGCTCGAGCCCGGAGAGCAGTTCTCGATGAACGGCGTCCTCGGCCAGCGCACCCTCGAGGGCGGCTACGTCGAAGCGCCCGCGATCGTCGACGGCAAGTTCAAGGAACAGATCGGCGGCGGCGTGTCACAGCTGGCGACGACCACGTTCAACGCGGCCTTCTTCTCCGGGCTCCCGTTCCAGGAGTATCAGGCGCACAGCTTCTACTTCGACCGCTACCCCCTCGGGCGGGAGGCCACGGTGTCATGGACGGCGCCCGATCTGAAGTTCACCAACGACACGAAGGATGCCGCCTTGATCCTCGCGAGCGCGGGATCGACCTCCGTGACAGTCTCGATCTACGGCACGAACCCGGGACGTGAGGTCGAGGCGACCGACCCCGAGCTCGTGAGCGAGACGAAGGCCGGCTTCACGGTGCTCGTCGAGCGCGTGATCTCCGACCGCAAAGGCGACGTGATCGATCGCGACACGTTCCGCACCTACTACAAGAATCAGTAG